The proteins below are encoded in one region of Hordeum vulgare subsp. vulgare chromosome 3H, MorexV3_pseudomolecules_assembly, whole genome shotgun sequence:
- the LOC123445612 gene encoding CASP-like protein 5A1, producing the protein MILHLLVIFPLGPPDRDIVVDFGSLLASLVTLHFSLFQQVFGRKMSSAAVRPIEVEVPVGQQPHANVRMNDVPGKPGTPFGLALRCGQSLCTGVTLAVLATTTTDSTPLPYFCFVAAVAGLLCMWSSALAILDLYALLVKRRLRRPLLDRFFATVDGVIAVTLFVAACMSAGLSRFIVTNPELCETNHCARYMISIVFAFLACFVLSASFFLNFSSLGALPHLD; encoded by the exons ATGATACTGCACCTCCTCGTAATATTTCCTCTTGGACCACCTGATCGGGATATTGTGGTGGATTTCGGAAGTTTGTTAGCCAGCTTGGTGACTCTACATTTTTCACTGTTTCAGCAAGTCTTTG GAAGGAAAATGAGTAGTGCGGCGGTGCGCCCGATAGAGGTGGAGGTTCCCGTTGGCCAGCAGCCACACGCCAATGTTAGGATGAACGACGTGCCAGGGAAACCCGGCACACCGTTCGGCCTCGCCTTGCGGTGTGGTCAGTCCCTATGCACTGGCGTCACACTCGCTGTCTTGGCCACCACCACTACCGACTCCACACCCCTTCCCTACTTTTG CTTTGTTGCTGCAGTTGCTGGTCTGTTGTGCATGTGGAGCTCAGCACTGGCCATTTTGGACCTGTACGCGCTGCTTGTGAAGCGTCGTTTACGGCGTCCACTGCTGGATCGGTTCTTTGCCACTGTAGATGGG GTGATAGCAGTAACTCTTTTTGTCGCAGCCTGCATGTCAGCTGGACTTTCTAGGTTCATCGTCACCAACCCTGAGCTATGCGAGACAAACCACTGTGCTCGCTATATGATTTCGATAGTATTTGCATTCCTAGCCTGTTTTGTGCTTTCAGCGTCTTTTTTCTTGAACTTTAGTTCGTTGGGAGCATTGCCCCATTTAGACTAG